In Maridesulfovibrio sp., the following proteins share a genomic window:
- a CDS encoding TnsA endonuclease N-terminal domain-containing protein, with protein sequence MPPNSSSFFRSGAGCFFSLDWCHKTIDIREQFPLQQEVTLELARDVGIRHPQVSESCQVMSSDFLVNSSDPALPKFVLQAKYAKDLSDPRTVEKLELEQRYWEYKNVPWRIITEKEISRTASQNIEWLYPDQQRDYKFSELAEQLTFYSHHFAKNPSSTIIQISKLLDVKYDHGAGESLAEIRELLASRLLSFDVNIPFRKITPADIRFVDDISVLEAINV encoded by the coding sequence ATCCCGCCGAATTCATCATCTTTTTTCCGATCTGGAGCTGGCTGTTTTTTTAGTCTTGATTGGTGTCACAAGACAATTGATATCCGTGAGCAGTTTCCATTACAGCAAGAAGTCACACTTGAACTAGCAAGAGATGTCGGTATCAGACATCCCCAAGTCTCAGAGTCTTGCCAAGTCATGTCCTCAGATTTTCTGGTCAACTCTTCTGATCCAGCTCTTCCGAAATTTGTACTGCAAGCAAAATACGCTAAAGACCTAAGCGATCCAAGAACCGTGGAAAAGCTTGAGCTGGAACAACGCTATTGGGAATATAAAAATGTTCCATGGCGTATAATTACTGAAAAAGAGATTTCACGAACAGCTTCTCAGAATATTGAATGGTTATACCCTGACCAGCAAAGGGATTATAAATTTAGTGAGTTGGCTGAGCAATTGACCTTTTACTCTCACCATTTTGCGAAGAACCCTTCCTCAACCATAATTCAAATTTCAAAATTACTGGATGTTAAATATGACCATGGAGCCGGGGAGTCGCTGGCTGAAATTAGAGAACTTTTAGCGAGTCGATTGCTATCTTTTGACGTGAATATTCCATTCAGAAAGATAACCCCTGCGGATATTCGTTTCGTGGACGATATTTCTGTTTTGGAGGCGATTAATGTTTAG
- the glmS gene encoding glutamine--fructose-6-phosphate transaminase (isomerizing) — MCGIIGYAGHRPAVPLIVEGLRRLEYRGYDSAGVATIQNKEIELVRAEGKLAALDEKLAQKNITNSTFGIGHTRWATHGVPIERNAHPHLDHEKNIAMIHNGIIENYQEIKTELLAKGYEFRSDTDSEVLCNLIAEGRKHNPTMLEAVSWALKQVEGAYAIAVVSIDEPGTVYAARVASPLVMGVGVGENFVASDIPAFLPYTREVVFIEDGELVKITSSSWEVFDAKSLELVEKEIKTINWDVQAAQKGGHKHFMIKEIFEQPKVISDCLAGRVDQANNEIVLPEVEGMEPPERLHIIACGTSYHAGLWGKYLIEQWAKIPVEVEIASEFRYRDPLLSKGGVALAISQSGETADTLAGIKLAKEKGLSIIGLCNVVGSSVARESDYVMYTQAGPEISVASTKAMCSQLTALLLLALYWGRKKGVIDPAIYGRASMDIRNIPSILEAALPDMRSRAQELSRKYSEAHSFFYLGRGLYFPLALEGALKLKEISYIHAEGYASGEMKHGPIALIDPKFPTFAMALNDDLFPKVKSNLVEVQARGGEIIALTNAGVELDVEERWSLPEVWGPLNTFIALPALQLFAYETADYLGKDVDQPRNLAKSVTVE; from the coding sequence ATGTGCGGAATTATAGGATATGCCGGACACCGTCCTGCTGTTCCCCTTATTGTGGAAGGCCTTAGAAGACTTGAGTATCGTGGTTATGATTCAGCGGGCGTGGCTACCATACAGAACAAGGAAATCGAGCTGGTCCGTGCTGAAGGAAAACTGGCCGCCCTTGATGAAAAACTGGCTCAGAAGAATATTACCAATTCCACTTTCGGCATCGGCCATACCCGCTGGGCCACACACGGCGTACCTATCGAGCGTAATGCCCACCCGCACCTGGATCATGAAAAGAATATTGCCATGATCCATAACGGGATTATTGAGAATTATCAGGAAATCAAGACCGAGCTGCTTGCAAAAGGTTACGAGTTCCGTTCGGATACCGATTCCGAGGTGCTTTGCAATCTCATTGCCGAGGGCCGTAAACACAATCCCACCATGCTCGAAGCCGTTTCATGGGCTTTGAAGCAGGTTGAGGGCGCATACGCCATTGCCGTAGTTTCCATTGATGAACCGGGAACAGTTTACGCCGCCCGTGTTGCCAGCCCGCTGGTTATGGGTGTGGGGGTCGGTGAAAATTTTGTTGCTTCCGATATCCCCGCTTTCCTGCCTTACACCCGCGAAGTGGTTTTCATTGAGGACGGCGAGCTGGTTAAAATTACTTCTTCGTCATGGGAAGTGTTTGATGCCAAGAGCCTTGAGCTGGTGGAAAAGGAAATCAAGACCATCAACTGGGATGTGCAGGCTGCGCAAAAGGGCGGCCATAAGCATTTCATGATCAAGGAAATTTTCGAGCAGCCTAAGGTCATTTCCGACTGTCTTGCGGGCCGCGTGGATCAGGCCAACAACGAAATTGTCCTTCCTGAAGTTGAAGGAATGGAGCCGCCGGAAAGGTTGCATATTATTGCCTGCGGTACTTCATACCACGCCGGATTGTGGGGCAAATACCTTATTGAGCAGTGGGCCAAGATCCCGGTGGAAGTGGAGATCGCTTCCGAGTTCCGTTATCGCGATCCTTTACTCTCCAAAGGCGGAGTCGCCCTTGCTATCAGTCAGTCCGGTGAGACAGCTGATACCCTTGCCGGAATCAAACTCGCCAAGGAAAAAGGTCTGTCTATTATCGGTCTGTGTAACGTGGTCGGTTCCAGTGTTGCCCGTGAGTCTGATTACGTCATGTACACTCAGGCTGGGCCGGAAATCAGCGTTGCTTCAACCAAGGCAATGTGTAGTCAGTTGACTGCGCTTTTGCTGCTGGCTCTCTACTGGGGTAGGAAGAAGGGTGTGATTGATCCTGCAATCTACGGCAGGGCAAGTATGGATATACGCAATATTCCTTCAATCCTTGAAGCGGCGCTTCCAGACATGCGCAGCAGGGCACAGGAACTTAGCCGCAAGTATTCAGAAGCGCACAGTTTTTTCTATCTCGGACGCGGACTTTATTTTCCGCTGGCCCTTGAAGGAGCGCTTAAGCTTAAGGAAATTTCATATATTCATGCGGAAGGTTACGCTTCCGGGGAAATGAAGCACGGTCCCATCGCGCTGATTGACCCAAAGTTTCCAACCTTTGCCATGGCCCTCAACGATGATCTTTTTCCTAAGGTAAAATCAAACCTCGTGGAAGTTCAGGCCCGTGGCGGCGAGATTATTGCTCTGACCAATGCGGGAGTCGAACTTGACGTTGAGGAGCGCTGGTCCCTCCCTGAAGTATGGGGACCGCTGAACACCTTTATCGCTCTCCCTGCCTTGCAACTCTTCGCTTACGAAACAGCAGATTACCTCGGCAAAGATGTAGACCAGCCGAGAAACCTCGCCAAGTCCGTAACTGTCGAGTAG
- a CDS encoding XTP/dITP diphosphatase — MKTVVLATTNKGKIAEFDELLKDMGLEVKGLDQFPEIGEIPEPGETFLENAIIKAQTVANLTGLVAVADDSGLEVDALNGAPGVYSARYSGEDATPEKNNAKLLEELKGVPEEERTARFVCVMVAATPDNIRIQSRGEWEGRIAFELTGKQGFGYDPLFFDPELDCVAAEMTRETKNARSHRGKALRSLMEQWESFQEKISR; from the coding sequence TTGAAGACCGTTGTTCTTGCCACTACCAATAAAGGCAAAATTGCTGAATTTGATGAGCTTCTTAAAGATATGGGTCTGGAAGTGAAAGGTCTGGACCAGTTTCCTGAGATCGGTGAAATCCCTGAACCGGGTGAAACCTTCCTTGAAAATGCCATAATTAAGGCCCAGACTGTAGCCAACCTGACCGGGCTGGTTGCAGTTGCAGATGATTCCGGCCTTGAAGTTGATGCCCTTAACGGTGCTCCCGGTGTGTATTCCGCGCGTTACAGTGGAGAAGACGCAACCCCTGAAAAGAATAACGCCAAGCTGCTTGAAGAGTTGAAAGGCGTGCCGGAAGAAGAACGCACCGCCCGTTTTGTATGCGTGATGGTGGCTGCAACCCCGGACAATATCCGCATCCAGAGCCGTGGCGAATGGGAAGGGCGCATCGCGTTTGAACTGACCGGAAAACAGGGCTTTGGCTATGACCCCCTGTTCTTTGATCCCGAGCTTGATTGCGTTGCTGCTGAAATGACCCGCGAAACCAAGAACGCACGTTCACATCGCGGCAAGGCATTGCGCTCTCTCATGGAACAATGGGAATCTTTTCAGGAAAAAATCAGCAGATAG
- a CDS encoding AAA family ATPase, translated as MKKVDAVYRESTVRRYKGNPSIEALPPNMSLQQIQKNLTGKVDYDVRDVDEEDIDRIHMISSLLDDFFQPLSTHVKLEKKLSILIRKGYVGRNLADGSHKTHMQNGYERIMSGDLEARVFEGPESTASSLLLTGVPGCGKTTTIRRILSTYPQVIFHEKYNFTQVVYLRIDCPHDGGIKNLCINFFRELDRVLGTTYELRYVKKRHNIETLLNLIPQVANKHGLGVLIIDEIQHLSRKNSGGINNMLSFFVTMVNTIGLPVVFVGTPKARDIFENDLRSARRGAGLGSLLWEPMENSSLTWVGFTDALWRFQWLRKHDDVLSEELRDCWFDLSQGVHDIVVKLFVLAQMRAIVTKTERLTPKLMEQVYYDDLKPVHSMLGALRSKDPEKISQFSDLTLPDIEQRTLEMSSFILESLKKNDSSRNTYGGNREAERIHNQLLRLGCDESRIVPLVERVFDEHPGISPHKLMRIILNWYESNDLKVEECKPKPERVKSVPQSKWHTLDSNALRFKLSQSSGGNLYGQLKKDSLIFDMSSWMQ; from the coding sequence ATGAAGAAGGTTGATGCTGTTTATAGGGAATCAACAGTACGTAGATATAAAGGCAACCCTAGTATTGAAGCTTTGCCGCCCAATATGTCCTTGCAACAAATTCAAAAGAATCTGACGGGAAAAGTTGATTATGATGTACGGGATGTTGATGAGGAGGACATAGATCGAATCCATATGATCTCGTCGCTTCTTGATGATTTCTTCCAGCCTCTTTCCACGCATGTGAAGCTAGAGAAGAAATTATCCATCTTGATACGTAAAGGGTATGTCGGACGAAATTTGGCTGACGGCTCTCATAAAACACATATGCAAAACGGATATGAGAGAATCATGAGTGGCGACCTTGAGGCTCGTGTTTTTGAAGGTCCGGAGTCGACAGCTTCTAGTTTGTTACTGACCGGTGTGCCGGGGTGTGGCAAAACAACAACTATTAGGCGAATTCTCTCAACGTATCCGCAAGTTATTTTCCATGAAAAGTACAATTTTACTCAAGTTGTATATTTAAGAATAGACTGTCCACATGACGGTGGAATTAAGAACCTTTGTATCAATTTCTTTCGAGAGTTAGACCGAGTTCTAGGGACAACCTATGAACTCAGATATGTAAAGAAAAGACATAATATTGAAACACTATTAAATCTGATCCCTCAAGTCGCGAATAAACACGGTTTGGGAGTTTTGATAATTGATGAAATTCAGCATCTGAGCAGGAAGAATTCTGGCGGGATTAACAATATGCTGAGTTTCTTCGTAACCATGGTAAATACAATCGGCCTGCCAGTTGTCTTTGTGGGAACTCCTAAAGCCCGAGATATTTTTGAAAATGATTTGCGTTCTGCTCGCAGAGGTGCTGGGCTTGGTTCTCTGCTGTGGGAGCCTATGGAGAATTCATCGCTCACTTGGGTTGGTTTTACAGACGCGCTTTGGAGGTTCCAGTGGCTTAGAAAACATGATGATGTCCTAAGTGAAGAGCTTCGCGATTGTTGGTTCGACTTGTCTCAGGGAGTACATGATATTGTCGTAAAATTATTCGTTTTAGCACAAATGCGCGCGATCGTTACAAAGACAGAGAGACTCACTCCGAAGCTGATGGAACAAGTCTATTACGATGATTTGAAGCCTGTGCATTCGATGTTGGGAGCCCTTAGATCAAAAGACCCTGAAAAAATATCTCAATTTTCTGATTTGACTTTGCCGGATATAGAGCAAAGAACTCTTGAAATGTCGTCTTTCATTCTTGAATCCTTGAAAAAAAATGATTCCTCTAGAAATACCTATGGAGGCAATAGAGAGGCGGAAAGGATTCATAATCAACTTTTAAGATTAGGTTGTGATGAATCAAGAATAGTTCCGCTTGTTGAAAGAGTTTTTGATGAGCATCCAGGCATTTCACCACATAAATTGATGAGGATAATACTCAATTGGTACGAATCAAATGACCTCAAGGTCGAAGAATGCAAACCGAAGCCAGAAAGGGTAAAATCCGTACCCCAATCAAAATGGCACACGCTTGATTCTAATGCCTTGCGTTTTAAGCTCTCTCAGTCCAGTGGTGGGAATTTATACGGCCAGTTGAAAAAGGATTCACTTATCTTTGATATGAGTTCATGGATGCAGTAG
- a CDS encoding ATP-binding protein, translated as MVNPFFLESKAVNALFLFWKMVYAGFAAKINGRDGAEMLEDFIDKKKDCIGIVGRSFALSSLSMLLHESNREAAGVELKAGVLIDESGKALLDGYDFPLYADICSMLTAHPSINMVFELSGEPAMVRELRISLPLDVTLVELPAARFFLKLHATDRLWIACKANLMQTQALFKSVVDQFPEDIIIVGTDGTILDCNKHFAERAGEPVLSMQAKNPLDYYDSLKFICPLKDGLIDVPAVALENSERMFSETDDQGKMHFYRLYVYPITEEGGDNVIQLVIICRNITERTMIEQRLQQSERMATVGELSAYIAHEIRNPLMAMGGFAKVLINDESIDPSGREKIQIILEEAQRLDRLLKSILSFVRSRDVQKKNIDINRVAADAMQLLSLGCQLQEIEVEMDLDPSCPLGVGGAEQIRQCLINLVKNSMEAMPDGGTLKISSGVNGNMVWLEVRDNGPGIANDQRAHVFDPFYSTKVNGNGLGLPMVKKIMEEFGGDVELASRLGKGTSVALLLRKAPVA; from the coding sequence ATGGTTAACCCATTCTTCCTTGAGAGCAAAGCAGTAAATGCCCTGTTTCTTTTTTGGAAAATGGTTTATGCTGGTTTTGCTGCCAAAATAAATGGGCGGGATGGAGCAGAAATGCTTGAAGATTTCATTGATAAAAAGAAAGACTGCATCGGTATTGTGGGGAGGTCATTTGCTCTCTCTTCATTGTCCATGCTTTTGCATGAAAGCAACCGGGAGGCCGCCGGTGTAGAGCTGAAAGCCGGAGTTCTTATTGATGAGTCCGGTAAAGCCCTGCTTGATGGTTATGATTTTCCGCTTTATGCCGACATTTGTTCAATGCTCACTGCCCATCCATCAATAAATATGGTTTTCGAACTTTCTGGTGAACCTGCAATGGTTCGCGAATTGCGTATTTCCCTGCCGCTGGACGTCACGCTTGTTGAACTTCCGGCCGCCCGTTTTTTTCTGAAACTACATGCTACAGACCGTTTGTGGATCGCCTGCAAAGCCAATCTTATGCAGACTCAGGCTTTATTTAAGTCCGTGGTTGATCAGTTCCCGGAAGATATAATCATTGTCGGCACAGATGGAACCATTCTGGATTGCAACAAGCATTTCGCAGAAAGAGCCGGTGAGCCTGTACTCAGCATGCAGGCTAAAAATCCACTGGATTACTACGATTCATTAAAATTTATCTGTCCGCTGAAAGATGGTCTGATAGACGTTCCGGCTGTTGCACTGGAAAATAGCGAACGGATGTTTTCCGAGACGGATGATCAGGGGAAAATGCATTTTTACCGTCTCTACGTTTATCCCATCACCGAAGAGGGAGGGGATAACGTCATCCAGCTGGTAATTATCTGCCGCAACATCACAGAGCGGACCATGATTGAACAGCGTTTGCAACAGTCCGAACGCATGGCTACAGTCGGTGAGCTTTCCGCTTATATCGCCCATGAAATCCGTAATCCGCTCATGGCCATGGGCGGTTTTGCCAAGGTGCTGATCAATGATGAGAGTATTGATCCTTCCGGGCGGGAAAAAATACAGATAATACTTGAGGAAGCGCAGCGGCTGGATCGTTTGCTTAAAAGTATCCTCAGTTTTGTGCGCTCACGTGATGTGCAGAAGAAGAATATTGATATCAATCGTGTGGCCGCTGATGCCATGCAGTTGCTTTCCCTAGGGTGCCAGTTACAGGAGATCGAAGTGGAAATGGATCTTGATCCGTCGTGCCCGCTCGGAGTCGGCGGGGCGGAGCAGATACGCCAGTGCCTGATAAATCTGGTCAAGAATTCCATGGAAGCCATGCCTGATGGGGGGACGCTCAAAATTTCAAGCGGAGTTAACGGCAATATGGTCTGGCTGGAAGTCCGTGATAACGGTCCCGGTATAGCGAATGATCAGCGCGCGCATGTCTTTGATCCTTTCTATTCCACCAAGGTCAACGGCAATGGACTGGGGCTGCCGATGGTTAAAAAGATTATGGAAGAATTTGGGGGCGATGTGGAGCTGGCCAGCCGTTTGGGGAAAGGGACAAGCGTAGCTCTACTGCTGCGTAAAGCTCCGGTTGCCTAA
- a CDS encoding TnsD family Tn7-like transposition protein, translating into MLDFPVPYPDELIYSTVARAGVHAGLMSPKQLLDEVFANRKVIATPDLPSHTKQISDLYPHSLSLDVTNIIYKHTLFPLYAPFVPEDRRIQCLRWMAGQSKGAVHLALGAAASRIKQIRFLRYCPKCLDQQLAQFGEYYWKRGWQVAGADVCPHHGPLRNSRIELHGRHRHQFFALRADVCVGEAIKSCRVEAVRVAERIHELLNMPPVASPSLEQWGLFYKRLAGDTGCAKGKKVQHDKVSEKVTVCWTNQWLVKRSLSLSINSNSCWLKSIFRKHRKSFSYLEHIVVLEALLGSEWDFHSVLSNVPSLESKSIVSCPVDLLEDNPSQEILDMRSSWEAFLKKFGAKKARSCGGGAIYAWLYRNDRAWLMKINGQYHRSSHSENKRVDWGKRDQDVLITLEEVHQRALNDMKGPRRSRNWYLDQLGPKATVEANLDKLPLTVEFFGKYCESVPDYQIRRIAVAIRRLDAGCEPKRRWKILRLAGLSDERIRVEAELYLKEVRYHV; encoded by the coding sequence ATGCTTGATTTTCCTGTGCCATACCCCGATGAGCTTATCTACAGCACAGTGGCGCGGGCAGGTGTGCATGCAGGACTGATGAGTCCTAAGCAACTCCTAGATGAAGTATTTGCCAATCGTAAAGTTATAGCGACCCCGGACCTGCCATCCCATACCAAACAAATTTCAGATCTGTACCCACACTCCCTGAGTCTTGATGTCACGAACATCATTTACAAACATACCCTTTTTCCTCTTTACGCTCCCTTTGTCCCGGAAGATCGAAGAATCCAGTGCCTAAGATGGATGGCCGGACAATCTAAAGGAGCCGTCCATCTTGCCTTGGGAGCAGCAGCTTCCCGAATAAAGCAAATTCGTTTTTTAAGATATTGCCCTAAGTGTCTTGATCAGCAGCTTGCTCAATTTGGAGAATACTATTGGAAGCGTGGCTGGCAGGTCGCAGGTGCGGATGTTTGCCCACATCATGGGCCATTACGTAACTCTCGAATAGAATTACATGGTCGGCACCGTCATCAGTTTTTTGCCTTGAGGGCGGATGTTTGTGTTGGAGAAGCGATTAAGTCCTGCCGTGTAGAAGCTGTCCGAGTTGCAGAGCGTATTCATGAGCTGCTGAACATGCCTCCAGTAGCATCTCCTTCACTTGAGCAGTGGGGACTTTTTTACAAACGATTAGCAGGAGATACAGGCTGCGCAAAGGGTAAGAAAGTTCAGCATGATAAGGTTTCTGAAAAAGTCACTGTCTGCTGGACGAATCAATGGCTCGTAAAGAGAAGCCTTTCACTATCCATCAATTCAAATTCTTGTTGGTTAAAATCAATTTTCCGAAAGCATCGGAAGTCTTTTAGCTATCTTGAACACATTGTAGTTTTAGAAGCTTTACTGGGGTCAGAATGGGATTTCCACTCAGTCTTGAGCAATGTGCCCAGTTTAGAGTCAAAGAGCATTGTGAGCTGTCCTGTGGATCTTTTAGAGGACAATCCCAGTCAAGAAATTCTCGATATGCGCAGCTCGTGGGAAGCGTTCCTCAAAAAGTTCGGGGCGAAAAAGGCTCGTTCTTGTGGTGGCGGAGCAATTTATGCGTGGCTATATCGAAATGATCGTGCTTGGTTGATGAAAATTAATGGGCAGTATCATCGATCATCCCATTCTGAAAACAAGCGCGTTGACTGGGGAAAACGAGATCAGGACGTTTTGATTACTTTGGAAGAAGTACATCAAAGGGCATTAAACGATATGAAAGGGCCGAGGCGTTCCAGAAATTGGTATTTGGATCAGCTCGGACCGAAAGCAACTGTCGAGGCAAATCTTGATAAACTGCCATTAACTGTTGAGTTTTTTGGGAAATATTGTGAATCGGTGCCGGACTATCAGATTCGGAGGATTGCCGTTGCTATCCGTCGTCTTGACGCTGGCTGTGAACCCAAACGCAGATGGAAAATTTTGAGATTGGCCGGTCTGAGTGACGAACGAATTCGTGTTGAAGCTGAGTTGTACTTGAAGGAAGTGAGATATCATGTCTGA
- a CDS encoding DDE-type integrase/transposase/recombinase gives MFRVNEVLKYESKLFRVLQILSEQIVWIDMAAPKAFPVVMLTKELRIALEDGVLLRAEDPFAQLAFETPEPGSSAQKKRDKNYTLILDIVTDPRSYLPKVRAEYINEIVSDGRATKRSIYIALRRYWQRGQTPNALLPDYKNSGGKGKKKKASGKLGRPRKYTSGVGAVIDEQVEQLFRRTIDKYLLKDKKISIAYAHRRFKTLYKNIFPEILDSEVPTKRQMQYFYQREYSQIERLKKRTSSIEYNKDTRQLIGTATSNALGPGSRFEIDATIADIYLVSDSDRVNIVGRPVIYMVIDVFSRMVAGFYVGFESPSYVTAMQALATAMTDKVEWCKQFGFEDVTYEDWPVVGLPSVILADRGELLGHQIESLVSNFGVRIENAPPYRGDAKGIVERYFGTIQAEFKPFAPGVVEKTLIKKRGGKDYRAEAEMSVFEFKQIIMSTVLLHNKYHVLEKYDREVDMPADLAMTPLSLWNWGIQNRTGRLRTASEDALRISLLPRVKATASELGVSVFGVYYTSSELMKSGWMHRSKDVHRPVGMSAAYDPASADNVYLFPFKGKSDYWVCSLTDCFREFQGSSFWDVWQVKDAQKRTIAKSKQEEAEQKRLHEEFVSGLIKSAKKKSPDTRHMSNAERIRGIKGNKVQEKETERNVPFYKPEKKRNDEPAKVLSLNGDIQEEDYSYPEYIDELFNGEDS, from the coding sequence ATGTTTAGAGTTAATGAAGTTCTCAAATATGAAAGTAAGTTGTTCCGTGTTTTGCAAATTTTATCGGAACAAATCGTTTGGATTGATATGGCTGCCCCAAAGGCCTTCCCCGTGGTTATGCTTACTAAAGAGTTACGTATAGCTTTAGAGGACGGTGTACTTCTTCGTGCTGAAGATCCTTTTGCACAATTAGCGTTTGAAACTCCTGAGCCAGGTTCCTCTGCTCAGAAAAAACGAGACAAAAATTATACGCTGATTTTGGATATTGTTACTGATCCCCGTAGCTATCTTCCCAAAGTTAGGGCTGAGTATATAAATGAAATTGTGTCTGACGGTCGGGCTACGAAACGTAGTATATACATAGCCTTGCGCAGATACTGGCAGCGCGGGCAAACACCCAATGCTTTACTTCCTGACTATAAGAATTCAGGGGGTAAGGGAAAAAAGAAGAAGGCTTCGGGTAAATTGGGAAGGCCCCGGAAATATACTTCAGGTGTGGGAGCTGTAATTGATGAGCAAGTCGAACAGCTTTTCAGAAGAACAATTGATAAATACCTTTTGAAAGATAAAAAGATTAGCATTGCTTATGCTCATAGAAGGTTCAAAACTTTATATAAAAATATTTTTCCGGAGATACTGGACTCAGAAGTTCCCACCAAAAGACAGATGCAGTATTTTTATCAGCGTGAATATAGTCAGATAGAAAGGTTAAAAAAACGAACCAGCTCTATTGAATACAATAAAGACACACGCCAGCTAATAGGTACTGCAACTAGCAATGCTTTGGGGCCAGGTTCCCGTTTTGAGATCGATGCTACAATTGCAGATATTTATCTCGTTTCGGACAGTGATCGAGTAAATATTGTCGGTCGGCCGGTCATCTACATGGTTATCGATGTCTTCAGCAGAATGGTTGCGGGATTTTATGTGGGATTTGAATCCCCATCATACGTAACCGCTATGCAGGCTCTTGCTACGGCAATGACTGACAAGGTTGAGTGGTGCAAGCAATTCGGTTTTGAGGATGTTACTTACGAAGATTGGCCCGTTGTTGGCCTGCCTAGCGTAATCCTTGCGGACAGGGGAGAGTTGCTTGGGCACCAGATTGAATCACTTGTAAGTAATTTTGGTGTGCGTATTGAGAATGCCCCACCCTATCGGGGTGATGCAAAAGGAATTGTTGAGCGCTATTTTGGAACAATTCAAGCCGAATTCAAGCCATTTGCTCCGGGGGTTGTCGAGAAGACACTTATCAAAAAGCGTGGGGGCAAAGACTATCGGGCTGAAGCGGAAATGTCTGTTTTTGAATTTAAGCAGATAATTATGTCTACTGTTCTGCTTCATAATAAATATCACGTGCTTGAGAAATACGATAGAGAAGTCGATATGCCTGCTGATCTGGCAATGACTCCTTTGTCTCTGTGGAATTGGGGAATTCAAAATAGAACGGGCCGATTAAGGACAGCTTCAGAAGATGCTCTTAGGATTAGCTTGTTGCCCAGAGTCAAGGCCACTGCTTCTGAATTGGGAGTTTCTGTTTTTGGGGTATATTATACCTCCTCAGAACTCATGAAAAGTGGGTGGATGCATAGATCAAAAGATGTTCATAGACCGGTGGGGATGTCTGCGGCCTACGATCCTGCTTCAGCAGATAATGTTTACCTTTTTCCTTTTAAGGGAAAGTCTGATTATTGGGTCTGCTCGTTAACCGATTGCTTCAGAGAGTTTCAAGGAAGTTCTTTCTGGGATGTGTGGCAGGTCAAGGATGCGCAAAAGCGGACTATAGCTAAAAGTAAACAGGAGGAAGCTGAGCAAAAGCGACTTCATGAAGAATTTGTTAGCGGTCTTATCAAATCTGCTAAAAAGAAGAGTCCTGACACAAGGCATATGAGCAACGCCGAGCGGATACGTGGAATCAAAGGCAACAAAGTTCAAGAAAAAGAAACTGAGAGGAATGTCCCGTTCTATAAGCCGGAAAAGAAACGTAATGATGAACCTGCGAAGGTTCTTTCTTTGAATGGGGATATTCAGGAAGAAGACTATAGTTATCCCGAGTATATTGATGAACTTTTCAATGGTGAGGACAGTTAG